One region of Anoplopoma fimbria isolate UVic2021 breed Golden Eagle Sablefish chromosome 10, Afim_UVic_2022, whole genome shotgun sequence genomic DNA includes:
- the ago4 gene encoding protein argonaute-4 isoform X2, whose product MEALGPGPPAPPSLFQPPRRPGLGTVGKPIRLLANHFQVQIPKIDVYHYDIDIKPEKRPRRVNREVVDTMVRHFKMQIFGDRQPGYDGKRNMYTAHPLPIGRDRVDLEVTLPGEGKDQTFKVSLQWVSVVSLQMLLEALSGHLNEVPEDSVQALDVITRHLPSMRYTPVGRSFFSPPEGYYHPLGGGREVWFGFHQSVRPAMWNMMLNIDVSATAFYRAQPVIEFMCEVLDIQNINEQTKPLTDSQRVKFTKEIRGLKVEVTHCGQMKRKYRVCNVTRRPASHQTFPLQLENGQAMECTVAQYFKQKYNLQLKYPHLPCLQVGQEQKHTYLPLEVCNIVAGQRCIKKLTDNQTSTMIKATARSAPDRQEEISRLVKSNSMVGGPDPYLKEFGIVVHNDMTEVTGRVLPAPMLQYGGRVSTDTGRDCGRNKTVATPNQGVWDMRGKQFYAGIEIKVWAVACFAPQKQCREDLLKSFTDQLRKISKDAGMPIQGQPCFCKYAQGADSVEPMFKHLKMSYVGLQLIVVILPGKTPVYAEVKRVGDTLLGMATQCVQVKNVVKTSPQTLSNLCLKINAKLGGINNVLVPHQRPSVFQQPVIFLGADVTHPPAGDGKKPSIAAVVGSMDGHPSRYCATVRVQTSRQDISQCPTPPPNQEQLFSQEVIQDLTNMVRELLIQFYKSTRFKPTRIIYYRGGVSEGQMKQVAWPELIAIRKACISLEEDYRPGITYIVVQKRHHTRLFCSDKAERVGKSGNVPAGTTVDSTITHPSEFDFYLCSHAGIQGTSRPSHYHVLWDDNCFTADELQLLTYQLCHTYVRCTRSVSIPAPAYYARLVAFRARYHLVDKDHDSAEGSHVSGQSNGRDPQALAKAVQIHYDTQHTMYFA is encoded by the exons ATGGAAGCGCTCGGACCCG GCCCGCCcgcccctccctctctgtttcagCCTCCGCGGCGTCCCGGCCTCGGCACGGTGGGGAAACCCATCCGGCTCCTTGCCAACCACTTCCAGGTGCAGATTCCCAAGATTGATGTCTATCACTATGATATCGACATCAAGCCTGAGAAACGGCCTCGGAGGGTCAACAG GGAAGTGGTGGACACCATGGTGCGGCACTTCAAGATGCAGATCTTTGGAGACCGACAGCCTGGCTACGACGGGAAGAGGAACATGTACACAGCACATCCACTGCCAATTGGGAGAGATAGG GTGGATCTGGAGGTGACTCTGCCTGGCGAGGGGAAAGATCAGACGTTCAAGGTGTCTTTGCAGTGGGTGTCTGTGGTCAGTCTTCAGATGCTGCTGGAAGCCCTGTCGGGTCACCTTAACGAGGTCCCAGAAGATTCGGTTCAGGCTCTGGATGTCATCACGCGGCACCTGCCTTCCATGAG GTATACTCCTGTGGGGCGTTCGTTTTTCTCCCCTCCGGAGGGCTATTATCATCCTCTGGGTGGAGGCAGGGAGGTGTGGTTTGGTTTCCATCAGTCCGTCCGTCCTGCCATGTGGAACATGATGCTCAACATCGACG TGTCAGCCACAGCTTTCTACCGTGCTCAGCCTGTGATTGAGTTCATGTGTGAGGTGCTAGATATACAGAACATCAACGAACAAACCAAACCACTGACTGACTCGCAGCGCGTCAAATTCACCAAGGAAATAAGAG GGTTGAAAGTTGAGGTAACACACTGTGGTCAAATGAAGAGGAAGTACCGTGTGTGCAACGTGACACGCAGACCTGCCAGCCACCAGAC GTTCCCCTTACAACTTGAGAACGGCCAAGCCATGGAGTGCACAGTAGCACAGTATTTCAAGCAGAAGTACAATCTGCAGCTCAAATATCCACATTTACCCTGCCTGCAAGTGGGGCAGGAACAGAAGCACACCTACCTTCCCCTGGAG GTCTGTAACATAGTAGCAGGCCAGCGCTGTATCAAGAAGCTGACAGACAACCAGACGTCCACCATGATCAAAGCTACAGCCCGCTCAGCCCccgacagacaggaagagatcAGCCGACTG GTCAAAAGTAACAGCATGGTCGGGGGCCCGGATCCTTACCTGAAGGAGTTTGGCATTGTGGTACACAATGACATGACAGAAGTGACAGGGCGTGTGCTCCCAGCGCCCATGCTGCAGTATGGGGGCCGGGTGAGTACAGACACAGGGCGGGACTGTGGCAGG AATAAAACCGTGGCCACGCCCAACCAGGGCGTGTGGGACATGAGGGGGAAGCAGTTCTACGCCGGCATCGAGATCAAGGTCTGGGCCGTGGCCTGCTTCGCCCCACAGAAACAGTGTCGAGAGGACCTGCTCAA GAGCTTCACTGACCAGCTGCGAAAGATCTCCAAGGATGCTGGGATGCCCATTCAAGGCCAGCCATGTTTCTGTAAATACGCCCAAGGAGCCGACAGTGTGGAGCCCATGTTCAAACACCTCAAGATGTCTTATGTAGGTCTGCAGCTGATTGTGGTCATCCTGCCCGGCAAAACGCCAGTCTATG CTGAGGTGAAGCGGGTGGGTGACACTCTCCTTGGCATGGCAACCCAGTGTGTGCAGGTGAAGAATGTAGTGAAGACGTCCCCTCAGACCCTCTCCAACCTGTGCCTCAAGATAAACGCCAAGCTGGGAGGCATCAACAACGTCCTGGTGCCTCATCAGAG GCCCTCTGTGTTCCAGCAGCCCGTCATCTTCCTGGGTGCAGACGTCACACATCCTCCAGCAGGTGATGGGAAGAAGCCGTCCATCGCAGCGGTGGTGGGCAGCATGGACGGCCACCCCAGCCGATACTGCGCCACGGTGCGAGTCCAGACGTCTAGACAGGACATATCCCAG TGCCCTACTCCTCCACCCAATCAGGAGCAGCTCTTCAGCCAGGAGGTAATCCAAGATTTAACCAATATGGTGCGAGAGCTGCTCATCCAGTTCTACAAGTCCACTCGCTTCAAGCCCACACGAATCATCTATTATCGTGGCGGTGTGTCTGAGGGACAAATGAAACAG GTGGCGTGGCCGGAGCTGATAGCCATCAGGAAGGCCTGTATCAGTCTGGAGGAGGATTACAGGCCGGGCATTACCTACATTGTAGTTCAGAAACGTCACCACACTCGTCTCTTCTGCTCTGACAAAGCTGAGCGG GTGGGGAAGAGTGGTAACGTCCCAGCAGGCACCACGGTGGACAGCACCATCACACACCCGTCCGAGTTCGACTTCTACCTGTGCAGCCATGCTGGGATCCAG GGAACCAGTCGTCCGTCTCACTACCACGTCCTGTGGGACGACAACTGTTTCACTGCCGATGAACTGCAGCTCCTCACCTACCAGCTGTGCCACACCTATGTCCGCTGCACGCGCTCCGTCTCCATCCCAGCACCGGCCTACTATGCCAGGCTAGTGGCTTTCCGAGCCCGCTATCACCTGGTGGACAAAGACCATGACAG TGCTGAAGGAAGCCACGTGTCGGGCCAGAGTAACGGCCGGGACCCCCAGGCGTTGGCCAAGGCAGTTCAGATCCACTATGATACCCAGCACACCATGTACTTCGCCTGA
- the ago4 gene encoding protein argonaute-4 isoform X1: MEALGPGPPAPPSLFQPPRRPGLGTVGKPIRLLANHFQVQIPKIDVYHYDIDIKPEKRPRRVNREVVDTMVRHFKMQIFGDRQPGYDGKRNMYTAHPLPIGRDRVDLEVTLPGEGKDQTFKVSLQWVSVVSLQMLLEALSGHLNEVPEDSVQALDVITRHLPSMRYTPVGRSFFSPPEGYYHPLGGGREVWFGFHQSVRPAMWNMMLNIDVSATAFYRAQPVIEFMCEVLDIQNINEQTKPLTDSQRVKFTKEIRGLKVEVTHCGQMKRKYRVCNVTRRPASHQTFPLQLENGQAMECTVAQYFKQKYNLQLKYPHLPCLQVGQEQKHTYLPLEVCNIVAGQRCIKKLTDNQTSTMIKATARSAPDRQEEISRLVKSNSMVGGPDPYLKEFGIVVHNDMTEVTGRVLPAPMLQYGGRVSTDTGRDCGRGLSPQNKTVATPNQGVWDMRGKQFYAGIEIKVWAVACFAPQKQCREDLLKSFTDQLRKISKDAGMPIQGQPCFCKYAQGADSVEPMFKHLKMSYVGLQLIVVILPGKTPVYAEVKRVGDTLLGMATQCVQVKNVVKTSPQTLSNLCLKINAKLGGINNVLVPHQRPSVFQQPVIFLGADVTHPPAGDGKKPSIAAVVGSMDGHPSRYCATVRVQTSRQDISQCPTPPPNQEQLFSQEVIQDLTNMVRELLIQFYKSTRFKPTRIIYYRGGVSEGQMKQVAWPELIAIRKACISLEEDYRPGITYIVVQKRHHTRLFCSDKAERVGKSGNVPAGTTVDSTITHPSEFDFYLCSHAGIQGTSRPSHYHVLWDDNCFTADELQLLTYQLCHTYVRCTRSVSIPAPAYYARLVAFRARYHLVDKDHDSAEGSHVSGQSNGRDPQALAKAVQIHYDTQHTMYFA, from the exons ATGGAAGCGCTCGGACCCG GCCCGCCcgcccctccctctctgtttcagCCTCCGCGGCGTCCCGGCCTCGGCACGGTGGGGAAACCCATCCGGCTCCTTGCCAACCACTTCCAGGTGCAGATTCCCAAGATTGATGTCTATCACTATGATATCGACATCAAGCCTGAGAAACGGCCTCGGAGGGTCAACAG GGAAGTGGTGGACACCATGGTGCGGCACTTCAAGATGCAGATCTTTGGAGACCGACAGCCTGGCTACGACGGGAAGAGGAACATGTACACAGCACATCCACTGCCAATTGGGAGAGATAGG GTGGATCTGGAGGTGACTCTGCCTGGCGAGGGGAAAGATCAGACGTTCAAGGTGTCTTTGCAGTGGGTGTCTGTGGTCAGTCTTCAGATGCTGCTGGAAGCCCTGTCGGGTCACCTTAACGAGGTCCCAGAAGATTCGGTTCAGGCTCTGGATGTCATCACGCGGCACCTGCCTTCCATGAG GTATACTCCTGTGGGGCGTTCGTTTTTCTCCCCTCCGGAGGGCTATTATCATCCTCTGGGTGGAGGCAGGGAGGTGTGGTTTGGTTTCCATCAGTCCGTCCGTCCTGCCATGTGGAACATGATGCTCAACATCGACG TGTCAGCCACAGCTTTCTACCGTGCTCAGCCTGTGATTGAGTTCATGTGTGAGGTGCTAGATATACAGAACATCAACGAACAAACCAAACCACTGACTGACTCGCAGCGCGTCAAATTCACCAAGGAAATAAGAG GGTTGAAAGTTGAGGTAACACACTGTGGTCAAATGAAGAGGAAGTACCGTGTGTGCAACGTGACACGCAGACCTGCCAGCCACCAGAC GTTCCCCTTACAACTTGAGAACGGCCAAGCCATGGAGTGCACAGTAGCACAGTATTTCAAGCAGAAGTACAATCTGCAGCTCAAATATCCACATTTACCCTGCCTGCAAGTGGGGCAGGAACAGAAGCACACCTACCTTCCCCTGGAG GTCTGTAACATAGTAGCAGGCCAGCGCTGTATCAAGAAGCTGACAGACAACCAGACGTCCACCATGATCAAAGCTACAGCCCGCTCAGCCCccgacagacaggaagagatcAGCCGACTG GTCAAAAGTAACAGCATGGTCGGGGGCCCGGATCCTTACCTGAAGGAGTTTGGCATTGTGGTACACAATGACATGACAGAAGTGACAGGGCGTGTGCTCCCAGCGCCCATGCTGCAGTATGGGGGCCGGGTGAGTACAGACACAGGGCGGGACTGTGGCAGG GGACTCTCTCCGCAGAATAAAACCGTGGCCACGCCCAACCAGGGCGTGTGGGACATGAGGGGGAAGCAGTTCTACGCCGGCATCGAGATCAAGGTCTGGGCCGTGGCCTGCTTCGCCCCACAGAAACAGTGTCGAGAGGACCTGCTCAA GAGCTTCACTGACCAGCTGCGAAAGATCTCCAAGGATGCTGGGATGCCCATTCAAGGCCAGCCATGTTTCTGTAAATACGCCCAAGGAGCCGACAGTGTGGAGCCCATGTTCAAACACCTCAAGATGTCTTATGTAGGTCTGCAGCTGATTGTGGTCATCCTGCCCGGCAAAACGCCAGTCTATG CTGAGGTGAAGCGGGTGGGTGACACTCTCCTTGGCATGGCAACCCAGTGTGTGCAGGTGAAGAATGTAGTGAAGACGTCCCCTCAGACCCTCTCCAACCTGTGCCTCAAGATAAACGCCAAGCTGGGAGGCATCAACAACGTCCTGGTGCCTCATCAGAG GCCCTCTGTGTTCCAGCAGCCCGTCATCTTCCTGGGTGCAGACGTCACACATCCTCCAGCAGGTGATGGGAAGAAGCCGTCCATCGCAGCGGTGGTGGGCAGCATGGACGGCCACCCCAGCCGATACTGCGCCACGGTGCGAGTCCAGACGTCTAGACAGGACATATCCCAG TGCCCTACTCCTCCACCCAATCAGGAGCAGCTCTTCAGCCAGGAGGTAATCCAAGATTTAACCAATATGGTGCGAGAGCTGCTCATCCAGTTCTACAAGTCCACTCGCTTCAAGCCCACACGAATCATCTATTATCGTGGCGGTGTGTCTGAGGGACAAATGAAACAG GTGGCGTGGCCGGAGCTGATAGCCATCAGGAAGGCCTGTATCAGTCTGGAGGAGGATTACAGGCCGGGCATTACCTACATTGTAGTTCAGAAACGTCACCACACTCGTCTCTTCTGCTCTGACAAAGCTGAGCGG GTGGGGAAGAGTGGTAACGTCCCAGCAGGCACCACGGTGGACAGCACCATCACACACCCGTCCGAGTTCGACTTCTACCTGTGCAGCCATGCTGGGATCCAG GGAACCAGTCGTCCGTCTCACTACCACGTCCTGTGGGACGACAACTGTTTCACTGCCGATGAACTGCAGCTCCTCACCTACCAGCTGTGCCACACCTATGTCCGCTGCACGCGCTCCGTCTCCATCCCAGCACCGGCCTACTATGCCAGGCTAGTGGCTTTCCGAGCCCGCTATCACCTGGTGGACAAAGACCATGACAG TGCTGAAGGAAGCCACGTGTCGGGCCAGAGTAACGGCCGGGACCCCCAGGCGTTGGCCAAGGCAGTTCAGATCCACTATGATACCCAGCACACCATGTACTTCGCCTGA
- the ago4 gene encoding protein argonaute-4 isoform X3, protein MEALGPGPPAPPSLFQPPRRPGLGTVGKPIRLLANHFQVQIPKIDVYHYDIDIKPEKRPRRVNREVVDTMVRHFKMQIFGDRQPGYDGKRNMYTAHPLPIGRDRVDLEVTLPGEGKDQTFKVSLQWVSVVSLQMLLEALSGHLNEVPEDSVQALDVITRHLPSMRYTPVGRSFFSPPEGYYHPLGGGREVWFGFHQSVRPAMWNMMLNIDVSATAFYRAQPVIEFMCEVLDIQNINEQTKPLTDSQRVKFTKEIRGLKVEVTHCGQMKRKYRVCNVTRRPASHQTFPLQLENGQAMECTVAQYFKQKYNLQLKYPHLPCLQVGQEQKHTYLPLEVCNIVAGQRCIKKLTDNQTSTMIKATARSAPDRQEEISRLVKSNSMVGGPDPYLKEFGIVVHNDMTEVTGRVLPAPMLQYGGRVSTDTGRDCGRGLSPQNKTVATPNQGVWDMRGKQFYAGIEIKVWAVACFAPQKQCREDLLKSFTDQLRKISKDAGMPIQGQPCFCKYAQGADSVEPMFKHLKMSYVGLQLIVVILPGKTPVYAEVKRVGDTLLGMATQCVQVKNVVKTSPQTLSNLCLKINAKLGGINNVLVPHQRPSVFQQPVIFLGADVTHPPAGDGKKPSIAAVVGSMDGHPSRYCATVRVQTSRQDISQEQLFSQEVIQDLTNMVRELLIQFYKSTRFKPTRIIYYRGGVSEGQMKQVAWPELIAIRKACISLEEDYRPGITYIVVQKRHHTRLFCSDKAERVGKSGNVPAGTTVDSTITHPSEFDFYLCSHAGIQGTSRPSHYHVLWDDNCFTADELQLLTYQLCHTYVRCTRSVSIPAPAYYARLVAFRARYHLVDKDHDSAEGSHVSGQSNGRDPQALAKAVQIHYDTQHTMYFA, encoded by the exons ATGGAAGCGCTCGGACCCG GCCCGCCcgcccctccctctctgtttcagCCTCCGCGGCGTCCCGGCCTCGGCACGGTGGGGAAACCCATCCGGCTCCTTGCCAACCACTTCCAGGTGCAGATTCCCAAGATTGATGTCTATCACTATGATATCGACATCAAGCCTGAGAAACGGCCTCGGAGGGTCAACAG GGAAGTGGTGGACACCATGGTGCGGCACTTCAAGATGCAGATCTTTGGAGACCGACAGCCTGGCTACGACGGGAAGAGGAACATGTACACAGCACATCCACTGCCAATTGGGAGAGATAGG GTGGATCTGGAGGTGACTCTGCCTGGCGAGGGGAAAGATCAGACGTTCAAGGTGTCTTTGCAGTGGGTGTCTGTGGTCAGTCTTCAGATGCTGCTGGAAGCCCTGTCGGGTCACCTTAACGAGGTCCCAGAAGATTCGGTTCAGGCTCTGGATGTCATCACGCGGCACCTGCCTTCCATGAG GTATACTCCTGTGGGGCGTTCGTTTTTCTCCCCTCCGGAGGGCTATTATCATCCTCTGGGTGGAGGCAGGGAGGTGTGGTTTGGTTTCCATCAGTCCGTCCGTCCTGCCATGTGGAACATGATGCTCAACATCGACG TGTCAGCCACAGCTTTCTACCGTGCTCAGCCTGTGATTGAGTTCATGTGTGAGGTGCTAGATATACAGAACATCAACGAACAAACCAAACCACTGACTGACTCGCAGCGCGTCAAATTCACCAAGGAAATAAGAG GGTTGAAAGTTGAGGTAACACACTGTGGTCAAATGAAGAGGAAGTACCGTGTGTGCAACGTGACACGCAGACCTGCCAGCCACCAGAC GTTCCCCTTACAACTTGAGAACGGCCAAGCCATGGAGTGCACAGTAGCACAGTATTTCAAGCAGAAGTACAATCTGCAGCTCAAATATCCACATTTACCCTGCCTGCAAGTGGGGCAGGAACAGAAGCACACCTACCTTCCCCTGGAG GTCTGTAACATAGTAGCAGGCCAGCGCTGTATCAAGAAGCTGACAGACAACCAGACGTCCACCATGATCAAAGCTACAGCCCGCTCAGCCCccgacagacaggaagagatcAGCCGACTG GTCAAAAGTAACAGCATGGTCGGGGGCCCGGATCCTTACCTGAAGGAGTTTGGCATTGTGGTACACAATGACATGACAGAAGTGACAGGGCGTGTGCTCCCAGCGCCCATGCTGCAGTATGGGGGCCGGGTGAGTACAGACACAGGGCGGGACTGTGGCAGG GGACTCTCTCCGCAGAATAAAACCGTGGCCACGCCCAACCAGGGCGTGTGGGACATGAGGGGGAAGCAGTTCTACGCCGGCATCGAGATCAAGGTCTGGGCCGTGGCCTGCTTCGCCCCACAGAAACAGTGTCGAGAGGACCTGCTCAA GAGCTTCACTGACCAGCTGCGAAAGATCTCCAAGGATGCTGGGATGCCCATTCAAGGCCAGCCATGTTTCTGTAAATACGCCCAAGGAGCCGACAGTGTGGAGCCCATGTTCAAACACCTCAAGATGTCTTATGTAGGTCTGCAGCTGATTGTGGTCATCCTGCCCGGCAAAACGCCAGTCTATG CTGAGGTGAAGCGGGTGGGTGACACTCTCCTTGGCATGGCAACCCAGTGTGTGCAGGTGAAGAATGTAGTGAAGACGTCCCCTCAGACCCTCTCCAACCTGTGCCTCAAGATAAACGCCAAGCTGGGAGGCATCAACAACGTCCTGGTGCCTCATCAGAG GCCCTCTGTGTTCCAGCAGCCCGTCATCTTCCTGGGTGCAGACGTCACACATCCTCCAGCAGGTGATGGGAAGAAGCCGTCCATCGCAGCGGTGGTGGGCAGCATGGACGGCCACCCCAGCCGATACTGCGCCACGGTGCGAGTCCAGACGTCTAGACAGGACATATCCCAG GAGCAGCTCTTCAGCCAGGAGGTAATCCAAGATTTAACCAATATGGTGCGAGAGCTGCTCATCCAGTTCTACAAGTCCACTCGCTTCAAGCCCACACGAATCATCTATTATCGTGGCGGTGTGTCTGAGGGACAAATGAAACAG GTGGCGTGGCCGGAGCTGATAGCCATCAGGAAGGCCTGTATCAGTCTGGAGGAGGATTACAGGCCGGGCATTACCTACATTGTAGTTCAGAAACGTCACCACACTCGTCTCTTCTGCTCTGACAAAGCTGAGCGG GTGGGGAAGAGTGGTAACGTCCCAGCAGGCACCACGGTGGACAGCACCATCACACACCCGTCCGAGTTCGACTTCTACCTGTGCAGCCATGCTGGGATCCAG GGAACCAGTCGTCCGTCTCACTACCACGTCCTGTGGGACGACAACTGTTTCACTGCCGATGAACTGCAGCTCCTCACCTACCAGCTGTGCCACACCTATGTCCGCTGCACGCGCTCCGTCTCCATCCCAGCACCGGCCTACTATGCCAGGCTAGTGGCTTTCCGAGCCCGCTATCACCTGGTGGACAAAGACCATGACAG TGCTGAAGGAAGCCACGTGTCGGGCCAGAGTAACGGCCGGGACCCCCAGGCGTTGGCCAAGGCAGTTCAGATCCACTATGATACCCAGCACACCATGTACTTCGCCTGA